A genomic window from Sphingobacterium spiritivorum includes:
- a CDS encoding peptide MFS transporter, translated as MEEYKQQTLAEIQNFEGKYPKQLWYLFLVEMWERFCFYGMRGVLAIFMVDQLFLTDKEANLKYGAIQAFVYAFTFIGGIFADRILGFKRSLIFGAILMIAGNALIAVSPHDFFYLGIVLTIIGTGFFKPNISSMVGELYKEGDPRRDAGFGIFYSGINVGALLGGALCVWLGKEHSWNLAFMAAAVVMVIGLFIFLLTKKYLGPIGASPIEHLPKAKKTIQEVLVYIGALACIPLIFIMIHNTGYTDMFMYIIGPLALIYFFYQMLVEKEKKARQQLLAALILIMFSILFFAIFEQAGGSLALFANNNLHRDLLFFSIDPNMVNNGANSLFVIAFSPLLGLLWLAMSKKKVEPNTVVKFGLGFLLLGVAYYIFFATRFFADASGKTSLGVFTLAYLAVTLGELCLSPIGLSMVTKLSPKRLGGMMMGLWFLASAYGQYLAGLLGAGMTAPDEKASLMDKLLAYTDGYKQLGVYALGAGVLLIVISPLVKKLMNGVK; from the coding sequence ATGGAGGAATATAAACAACAAACGTTAGCCGAAATCCAGAATTTTGAAGGAAAGTACCCCAAGCAGCTTTGGTACTTATTCCTGGTAGAGATGTGGGAGCGCTTCTGTTTCTACGGAATGCGTGGTGTATTGGCAATCTTTATGGTCGATCAGTTATTTCTGACAGATAAAGAGGCAAATCTTAAGTATGGAGCTATTCAGGCATTCGTTTATGCTTTTACTTTTATAGGAGGGATCTTTGCAGACCGGATTCTTGGTTTCAAACGTTCCCTGATTTTCGGAGCGATACTGATGATCGCCGGTAATGCATTAATTGCGGTTTCACCGCATGATTTCTTTTATCTGGGAATAGTACTGACTATTATCGGAACAGGCTTTTTCAAGCCGAATATTTCTTCTATGGTAGGAGAGCTATACAAAGAGGGAGATCCGAGAAGAGATGCCGGATTCGGAATTTTTTATTCCGGAATCAATGTCGGAGCACTTTTGGGTGGTGCATTGTGTGTGTGGCTGGGTAAAGAACATTCCTGGAATCTGGCTTTTATGGCAGCCGCAGTTGTCATGGTAATCGGACTTTTTATCTTTTTACTAACTAAAAAATATTTAGGACCAATAGGAGCAAGCCCAATTGAGCATCTTCCTAAAGCAAAGAAAACAATACAGGAAGTCCTGGTGTATATCGGCGCATTAGCTTGTATTCCGTTGATCTTTATCATGATTCATAATACCGGATATACAGATATGTTTATGTATATCATCGGTCCGTTGGCCTTGATCTATTTCTTCTACCAGATGCTGGTTGAAAAGGAGAAAAAGGCGCGTCAGCAGCTTCTGGCAGCTTTGATCTTGATCATGTTTTCCATCCTGTTTTTTGCTATTTTTGAACAGGCAGGAGGGTCATTAGCCTTATTTGCGAATAACAATTTACATCGTGATCTTTTGTTTTTCAGCATAGATCCCAATATGGTTAATAATGGTGCAAATTCTCTTTTCGTAATTGCATTCAGCCCGTTGTTAGGTCTGCTGTGGCTGGCTATGTCTAAGAAAAAAGTCGAACCTAATACTGTTGTAAAGTTCGGGCTGGGATTCTTATTACTTGGAGTCGCTTATTATATTTTCTTTGCGACCCGTTTCTTTGCAGATGCCAGCGGTAAAACTTCTCTGGGTGTATTTACATTAGCCTATCTTGCGGTTACTTTAGGAGAACTGTGTCTGTCTCCCATAGGGCTGTCTATGGTCACCAAACTATCTCCTAAGCGTCTCGGCGGTATGATGATGGGATTGTGGTTTTTAGCGAGTGCCTACGGACAGTATCTTGCCGGATTATTAGGCGCAGGTATGACAGCTCCGGATGAAAAGGCTTCCTTAATGGATAAACTTCTGGCCTATACAGATGGCTACAAACAACTTGGAGTATATGCTCTTGGAGCAGGAGTACTTCTGATCGTAATCTCTCCGTTAGTCAAAAAGCTGATGAACGGAGTGAAATAG
- a CDS encoding peptide MFS transporter: MTEERDGVLVSHLAKQGVDDKMVMGHPAGLFVLFFTEMWERFSYYGMRALLTVFLVSEIAKGGWGWSNEEAMKLYGLYTGLVYLTPLLGGIIADKLTGYKKAILIGALIMTLGHASMALEGFSGNFFYLGLILMILGNGMFKPNISSMVGKLYPDSSSKKDAAYTIFYMGINAGAFLGMLLCGYIGEKVGWHYGFGLAGVFMFFGMLQFYFGQRIFGIIGESPKVLKADHDKRVAANEEQDEVIPANVVRDRLFVVAVLMIASIVFFFAFEQAGGSMTIFAKDYTQRVLDGGMASAFKWVDAALTIFPMLIVTLVLGSLAAKIYKKYPLTIIFTAISFAVIWVLGVWKVHREFTSFGTEVTVSWFQILNSFFIVTLASSFSKLWEKVWNPSGPVKFALGLILVGIGFAALSYGSMSIPSGAKTASVSMIWLVLAYFFHTTGELCLSPVGLSYVSKLSPKKFLGLLFGFWFCASAIANFLGGFMGAYIDKITETHSMSYFFMIFTLIPFATALILILLNPVLKRMMHGIH, translated from the coding sequence ATGACAGAAGAAAGAGATGGAGTATTGGTCTCGCACCTGGCAAAACAGGGAGTTGATGACAAAATGGTAATGGGACACCCGGCAGGACTATTTGTCCTCTTCTTTACCGAGATGTGGGAACGTTTCAGTTATTACGGGATGCGGGCATTACTGACCGTGTTTTTAGTAAGCGAGATTGCCAAAGGTGGATGGGGCTGGAGCAATGAAGAAGCCATGAAGTTGTATGGCCTTTATACCGGACTGGTCTATCTGACACCTTTACTCGGAGGAATTATTGCCGATAAATTAACAGGTTATAAAAAAGCAATTCTGATAGGTGCATTGATCATGACACTCGGGCATGCATCTATGGCTCTGGAGGGATTCTCCGGTAATTTCTTCTATCTGGGATTAATTCTCATGATACTGGGTAACGGTATGTTTAAACCGAATATTTCGTCTATGGTGGGCAAGTTATATCCGGATTCCAGTTCTAAAAAAGATGCTGCATATACTATTTTTTATATGGGGATCAATGCAGGAGCATTCTTAGGTATGTTGCTTTGCGGATATATCGGAGAGAAAGTAGGATGGCATTATGGTTTTGGACTGGCCGGTGTATTTATGTTTTTCGGCATGTTACAGTTTTATTTCGGACAGCGGATTTTTGGTATTATCGGAGAGAGTCCGAAAGTATTAAAAGCGGACCATGATAAAAGAGTAGCTGCAAATGAAGAGCAGGATGAAGTTATCCCTGCAAATGTAGTTCGTGACCGTCTGTTTGTAGTAGCTGTTCTGATGATCGCCAGTATTGTATTCTTTTTTGCATTTGAGCAGGCTGGTGGTTCCATGACCATATTTGCTAAAGATTATACACAGCGTGTATTGGATGGGGGTATGGCTTCTGCATTTAAATGGGTAGATGCGGCACTAACGATATTTCCGATGCTGATTGTAACGTTGGTATTAGGGAGCTTAGCTGCCAAAATTTATAAAAAATATCCGTTGACCATCATTTTTACAGCGATTTCATTTGCTGTGATCTGGGTATTAGGTGTCTGGAAAGTACACCGTGAATTTACTTCTTTCGGTACTGAAGTTACGGTATCCTGGTTTCAGATTCTAAACTCTTTCTTTATTGTTACTTTAGCTTCTTCTTTTAGTAAGCTGTGGGAAAAAGTATGGAACCCTTCAGGACCTGTGAAATTTGCGCTGGGACTGATATTGGTAGGAATCGGATTTGCGGCTTTATCATATGGCAGTATGTCTATTCCTTCAGGAGCAAAGACAGCATCTGTAAGCATGATCTGGCTTGTACTGGCATATTTCTTCCATACTACAGGAGAATTGTGTCTGTCTCCTGTGGGATTATCGTATGTGAGTAAGCTGTCTCCTAAGAAATTTTTGGGTTTATTATTCGGATTCTGGTTTTGTGCTTCAGCTATTGCCAATTTCCTTGGCGGATTTATGGGTGCTTATATCGATAAGATTACAGAGACACATTCGATGTCCTATTTCTTTATGATTTTTACGCTTATTCCTTTCGCTACGGCCTTGATACTGATCTTGCTAAATCCGGTATTAAAGCGGATGATGCACGGAATTCATTAA
- a CDS encoding peptide MFS transporter, with protein MNDQNRAVSGTLEKDGIDGSTVLGHPSGLLVLFFTEMWERFSYYGMRVLLIQFLTSAVIFGSPFSGWGWTAEQAGALYGTYAMLVYLTPILGGIIADKYIGSRKAVIIGAAVMTIGHAAMAFDNSYMFFAGLACLIIGTGFFKPNMPSILGEMYKHLPEKKDGAYTIFYMGVNAGAFFGMMLCGYLAEKVGWHWGFGLAGIFMFLGTIQFWAAKPLMGNLGVLDKSAKEDAEKKLKESEEESKRNPYTTFDMVLIGFITVVGFMYAFNDPLSKNGVVDVFKFIDTSYLRGQYLMIFIALIAFIYLIVSRILRYGKIVRDRMFAVILLAFFLIFFFMSFEQGATSLVLVARDHIDRQLSGNSLMIFNIVNALFTIVPLTIISWVLILLAKATWKKIAPSNIILLICFVLIWGAAIWMLTNEFTAKTSEITVSWFSTLNSFFIIALASSVSKIWESKFNPSAAFKYGFGLVLVAIGFLILGLGSLGINEHVKISMIFLVLTYLFHTLGELFISPVGLSYVSKLVPARMLAFMFGVWYLAIAIAQKLAAILGGQVEIIKENYSLSHFFFLFTIIPAAAGLLVMLLNPLIKRLMHGVK; from the coding sequence ATGAATGATCAGAATCGTGCCGTTTCAGGCACGCTTGAAAAAGACGGTATAGATGGGTCAACAGTGTTGGGACATCCGTCTGGATTATTAGTTCTTTTCTTTACAGAGATGTGGGAGAGATTCTCGTATTACGGGATGCGCGTATTGTTGATTCAGTTTCTAACTTCAGCGGTTATATTCGGAAGTCCTTTTTCCGGATGGGGTTGGACAGCTGAGCAGGCCGGAGCTTTGTACGGAACTTATGCCATGCTGGTATATCTGACTCCTATTCTGGGAGGTATCATTGCCGATAAATACATCGGCTCACGTAAAGCCGTTATTATAGGTGCAGCTGTCATGACCATAGGGCATGCTGCTATGGCATTTGACAACTCTTATATGTTCTTCGCCGGACTGGCCTGTCTGATTATCGGTACTGGCTTTTTCAAACCGAATATGCCTTCTATTCTGGGAGAGATGTATAAGCATTTGCCGGAGAAAAAGGATGGTGCATATACTATTTTCTACATGGGAGTAAATGCCGGAGCATTCTTTGGTATGATGCTATGTGGTTATTTAGCCGAAAAAGTAGGCTGGCACTGGGGATTTGGACTGGCAGGTATCTTTATGTTCCTCGGCACTATTCAGTTTTGGGCTGCAAAACCTCTGATGGGTAATCTGGGCGTATTGGATAAATCGGCTAAAGAAGATGCTGAAAAGAAATTGAAGGAAAGTGAAGAGGAAAGCAAACGCAATCCTTATACTACCTTTGACATGGTGCTGATCGGTTTTATTACGGTTGTAGGGTTTATGTACGCCTTCAACGATCCACTTTCAAAAAACGGGGTTGTAGATGTTTTTAAATTTATTGACACTTCGTATCTGAGAGGACAATACCTGATGATATTTATAGCTCTTATCGCTTTTATTTATCTGATCGTATCCCGTATTCTGCGTTATGGTAAAATCGTTCGTGACAGAATGTTTGCCGTTATCCTGCTGGCTTTCTTCCTGATCTTCTTCTTTATGAGTTTTGAACAGGGAGCTACATCGCTGGTACTGGTAGCACGTGACCATATCGACAGACAGCTTTCAGGCAACAGCCTGATGATCTTCAATATTGTAAATGCCTTATTTACAATTGTACCATTGACTATTATTTCATGGGTATTGATCCTGCTCGCTAAAGCGACCTGGAAAAAAATAGCTCCTTCGAATATTATTTTGTTGATTTGTTTTGTGCTGATCTGGGGTGCAGCTATCTGGATGCTGACCAATGAGTTTACAGCCAAAACTTCGGAAATCACTGTTTCATGGTTCTCCACACTCAACTCTTTCTTTATTATAGCATTAGCCTCTTCAGTATCTAAAATCTGGGAATCCAAGTTTAATCCTTCTGCCGCATTTAAATATGGCTTCGGATTGGTGCTGGTAGCCATAGGATTTTTGATATTAGGATTAGGTTCATTGGGTATCAATGAGCATGTGAAGATATCTATGATCTTTCTGGTATTGACCTATCTGTTCCACACATTAGGTGAATTGTTTATTTCTCCGGTAGGCTTATCTTATGTCTCTAAGTTAGTTCCTGCCCGTATGCTGGCCTTTATGTTTGGTGTATGGTATCTTGCGATAGCGATTGCGCAGAAACTGGCCGCTATTCTGGGTGGTCAGGTAGAGATTATCAAAGAGAATTATTCATTGAGCCACTTCTTCTTCCTGTTCACTATTATTCCGGCTGCAGCAGGATTACTGGTGATGTTGCTTAATCCGCTGATTAAACGACTTATGCACGGAGTAAAATAG
- a CDS encoding polyprenol monophosphomannose synthase: protein MQQTDSLVIIPTYNEKENIEKIIRKVFSLAIAFDILIVDDGSPDGTADIVRKLQQEFPHHLHMEERKGKLGLGTAYIHGFKWGLGRHYEFIFEMDADFSHNPNDLLKLRQCCMDGADMSIGSRYVKGVNVVNWPMSRVLMSYFASVYVRFITGITIQDATAGFVCFRRRVLEKIPLDKIKFVGYAFQIEMKFTALQYGFNVVEVPIIFTDRTEGTSKMSTKIFREAFFGVIQLKIASWFKKYN from the coding sequence ATGCAACAGACAGATAGCTTAGTCATCATTCCGACCTATAATGAGAAAGAAAATATTGAGAAGATCATTCGTAAGGTCTTTTCTTTAGCCATTGCATTTGACATTCTGATTGTCGATGACGGATCTCCGGACGGGACCGCAGATATTGTGCGAAAATTGCAGCAGGAGTTTCCGCATCACCTGCATATGGAAGAACGGAAAGGTAAACTAGGCCTGGGTACAGCTTATATTCATGGATTTAAGTGGGGCTTGGGACGTCACTATGAATTTATATTCGAGATGGACGCAGATTTCAGTCACAATCCAAATGACTTACTCAAGCTGAGACAATGTTGTATGGACGGAGCCGATATGTCTATCGGATCCCGTTACGTGAAAGGAGTAAATGTAGTCAACTGGCCGATGAGCAGGGTACTGATGTCTTATTTTGCTTCTGTCTATGTCCGGTTTATCACCGGTATTACGATTCAGGATGCTACAGCAGGATTTGTGTGTTTTCGTCGTCGGGTACTTGAAAAAATTCCGTTGGATAAAATCAAGTTTGTCGGATATGCTTTTCAGATAGAAATGAAATTCACGGCATTGCAATACGGATTTAATGTCGTAGAAGTGCCTATTATCTTTACAGACAGAACAGAAGGTACTTCCAAGATGAGCACTAAAATCTTCAGGGAAGCCTTTT